In Phaenicophaeus curvirostris isolate KB17595 chromosome 14, BPBGC_Pcur_1.0, whole genome shotgun sequence, a single genomic region encodes these proteins:
- the CTCF gene encoding transcriptional repressor CTCF isoform X3, with amino-acid sequence MCLKHQQQEGDMEGEAVEAIVEESETFIKGKERKTYQRRREGGQEDDACHIPSNQADGGEVVQDVNSGVQMVVMEQLDPALLQMKTEVMEGAVPQETEATVDDTQIITLQVVNMEEQPINLGELQLVQVPVPVTVPVATTSVEELQGAYENEVSKGGLQEGEPMICHTLPLPEGFQVVKVGANGEVETLEQGELQPQEDPNWQKDPDYQPPAKKTKKNKKSKLRYTEEGKDVDVSVYDFEEEQQEGLLSEVNAEKVVGNMKPPKPTKIKKKGVKKTFQCELCSYTCPRRSNLDRHMKSHTDERPHKCHLCGRAFRTVTLLRNHLNTHTGTRPHKCPDCDMAFVTSGELVRHRRYKHTHEKPFKCSMCDYASVEVSKLKRHIRSHTGERPFQCSLCSYASRDTYKLKRHMRTHSGEKPYECYICHARFTQSGTMKMHILQKHTENVAKFHCPHCDTVIARKSDLGVHLRKQHSYIEQGKKCRYCDAVFHERYALIQHQKSHKNEKRFKCDQCDYACRQERHMVMHKRTHTGEKPYACSHCDKTFRQKQLLDMHFKRYHDPNFVPAAFVCSKCGKTFTRRSTMARHADNCSGLDGAGGENGGETKKGKRGRKRKMRSKKEDSSDSEENAEPDLDDNEEEEETAVEIEAEPEVEPEAPAPPPSKKRRGRPPGKAATQTKQSQPAAIIQVEDQNTGEIENIIVEVKKEPDAETAEEEEEAQPAVVEAPNGDLTPEMILSMMDR; translated from the exons CAGGAAGGTGACATGGAAGGTGAGGCAGTTGAAGCTATTGTGGAGGAATCAGAAACTTTTAttaagggaaaagagagaaaaacctaTCAAAGACGCCGTGAAGGTGGACAGGAGGACGATGCTTGTCATATACCATCAAACCAAGCAGATGGAGGTGAAGTAGTGCAGGATGTCAATAGTGGCGTGCAGATGGTGGTGATGGAGCAGCTGGATCCAGCTCTTCTTCAAATGAAGACTGAAGTAATGGAAGGTGCAGTGCCTCAAGAAACAGAGGCCACAGTGGATGACACGCAGATCATAACACTTCAGGTTGTTAATATGGAAGAGCAACCTATAAACCTTGGTGAGCTTCAGCTGGTCCAAGTACCTGTACCAGTGACTGTACCCGTTGCCACCACATCTGTGGAAGAACTTCAGGGAGCTTATGAAAATGAGGTCTCCAAAGGAGGCCTGCAAGAGGGAGAGCCCATGATCTGTCACACCCTCCCTTTACCAGAAGGCTTCCAAGTAGTGAAAGTGGGTGCAAATGGTGAGGtggagacactggaacaaggtGAACTTCAGCCACAGGAAGATCCTAATTGGCAAAAAGATCCAGATTATCAGCCACCAGccaaaaagacaaagaaaaacaaaaagagtaAGCTTCGCTACAccgaggagggcaaagatgtggATGTCTCTGTGTATGACTTTGAAGAGGAGCAACAGGAGGGTTTGTTGTCTGAGGTCAATGCAGAAAAGGTGGTGGGCAATATGAAACCACCTAAaccaacaaaaattaaaaagaaag GTGTGAAGAAAACATTCCAGTGCGAACTGTGCAGTTACACTTGTCCACGACGTTCCAACTTGGACCGCCACATGAAAAGCCACACTGATGAGAGACCACATAAGTGCCATCTCTGTGGCAGGGCTTTCCGGACAGTCACATTGCTGAGGAACCACCTCAACACTCACACAG GTACTCGCCCTCACAAGTGCCCAGACTGTGACATGGCCTTTGTGACCAGTGGAGAGTTGGTTCGGCATCGCCGCTACAAACACACCCACGAGAAACCATTCAAATGTTCAATGTGTGATTATGCTAGTGTGGAG GTTAGCAAATTGAAACGCCATATTCGTTCTCACACTGGAGAGCGTCCGTTCCAGTGCAGCTTGTGCAGCTATGCCAGCAGGGATACCTACAAACTGAAGAGGCACATGAGGACCCACTCTG GAGAGAAGCCATATGAATGTTACATCTGCCATGCTCGCTTCACTCAGAGTGGTACCATGAAGATGCACATTTTGCAGAAGCACACAGAGAATGTGGCCAAATTTCACTGTCCTCACTGTGATACTGTTATAGCGAGAAAGAGTGACTTAG GTGTCCATTTGCGAAAGCAGCATTCCTACATCGAACAGGGCAAGAAGTGTCGCTATTGTGATGCTGTGTTTCATGAACGATATGCCCTCATACAGCATCAAAAGTCTCACAAGAATGAGAAGCGCTTCAAGTGTGACCAGTGTGATTATGCATGCAGACAG GAGCGGCACATGGTCATGCATAAACGGACCCACACTGGAGAAAAGCCTTATGCCTGTAGCCATTGTGATAAAACCTTCCGTCAGAAACAGCTCCTTGATATGCACTTCAAACGATACCACGATCCCAACTTTGTCCCTGCTGCCTTTGTCTGTTCCAAGTGTGGCAAAACATTCACTCGCAGG AGCACAATGGCCAGACATGCTGATAACTGCTCTGGCCTAGATGGTGCAGGAGGAGAGAATGGAGGAGAGACAAAGAAGGGCAAACGTGGCCGAAAGAGAAAGATGCGGTCTAAGAAAGAAGATTCCTCTGATAGTG AGGAAAATGCTGAACCAGATTTGGATGAtaatgaagaggaggaggagacagcAGTAGAAATTGAGGCTGAACCAGAAGTTGAGCCAGAGGCTCCTGCGCCACCTCCCAGTAAGAAACGAAGAGGAAGACCACCGGGCAAAGCTGCCACGCAAACAAAACAATCGCAGC CTGCAGCAATCATTCAGGTTGAAGACCAGAACACTGGTGAAATTGAAAATATTATAGTTGAAGTAAAGAAAGAACCCGATgcagaaacagcagaggaagaggaggaagctcAGCCTGCTGTAGTGGAAGCTCCCAATGGAGACCTCACTCCTGAGATGATTCTCAGCATGATGGACCGGTGA
- the CTCF gene encoding transcriptional repressor CTCF isoform X4, with amino-acid sequence MCLKHQQEGDMEGEAVEAIVEESETFIKGKERKTYQRRREGGQEDDACHIPSNQADGGEVVQDVNSGVQMVVMEQLDPALLQMKTEVMEGAVPQETEATVDDTQIITLQVVNMEEQPINLGELQLVQVPVPVTVPVATTSVEELQGAYENEVSKGGLQEGEPMICHTLPLPEGFQVVKVGANGEVETLEQGELQPQEDPNWQKDPDYQPPAKKTKKNKKSKLRYTEEGKDVDVSVYDFEEEQQEGLLSEVNAEKVVGNMKPPKPTKIKKKGVKKTFQCELCSYTCPRRSNLDRHMKSHTDERPHKCHLCGRAFRTVTLLRNHLNTHTGTRPHKCPDCDMAFVTSGELVRHRRYKHTHEKPFKCSMCDYASVEVSKLKRHIRSHTGERPFQCSLCSYASRDTYKLKRHMRTHSGEKPYECYICHARFTQSGTMKMHILQKHTENVAKFHCPHCDTVIARKSDLGVHLRKQHSYIEQGKKCRYCDAVFHERYALIQHQKSHKNEKRFKCDQCDYACRQERHMVMHKRTHTGEKPYACSHCDKTFRQKQLLDMHFKRYHDPNFVPAAFVCSKCGKTFTRRSTMARHADNCSGLDGAGGENGGETKKGKRGRKRKMRSKKEDSSDSEENAEPDLDDNEEEEETAVEIEAEPEVEPEAPAPPPSKKRRGRPPGKAATQTKQSQPAAIIQVEDQNTGEIENIIVEVKKEPDAETAEEEEEAQPAVVEAPNGDLTPEMILSMMDR; translated from the exons GAAGGTGACATGGAAGGTGAGGCAGTTGAAGCTATTGTGGAGGAATCAGAAACTTTTAttaagggaaaagagagaaaaacctaTCAAAGACGCCGTGAAGGTGGACAGGAGGACGATGCTTGTCATATACCATCAAACCAAGCAGATGGAGGTGAAGTAGTGCAGGATGTCAATAGTGGCGTGCAGATGGTGGTGATGGAGCAGCTGGATCCAGCTCTTCTTCAAATGAAGACTGAAGTAATGGAAGGTGCAGTGCCTCAAGAAACAGAGGCCACAGTGGATGACACGCAGATCATAACACTTCAGGTTGTTAATATGGAAGAGCAACCTATAAACCTTGGTGAGCTTCAGCTGGTCCAAGTACCTGTACCAGTGACTGTACCCGTTGCCACCACATCTGTGGAAGAACTTCAGGGAGCTTATGAAAATGAGGTCTCCAAAGGAGGCCTGCAAGAGGGAGAGCCCATGATCTGTCACACCCTCCCTTTACCAGAAGGCTTCCAAGTAGTGAAAGTGGGTGCAAATGGTGAGGtggagacactggaacaaggtGAACTTCAGCCACAGGAAGATCCTAATTGGCAAAAAGATCCAGATTATCAGCCACCAGccaaaaagacaaagaaaaacaaaaagagtaAGCTTCGCTACAccgaggagggcaaagatgtggATGTCTCTGTGTATGACTTTGAAGAGGAGCAACAGGAGGGTTTGTTGTCTGAGGTCAATGCAGAAAAGGTGGTGGGCAATATGAAACCACCTAAaccaacaaaaattaaaaagaaag GTGTGAAGAAAACATTCCAGTGCGAACTGTGCAGTTACACTTGTCCACGACGTTCCAACTTGGACCGCCACATGAAAAGCCACACTGATGAGAGACCACATAAGTGCCATCTCTGTGGCAGGGCTTTCCGGACAGTCACATTGCTGAGGAACCACCTCAACACTCACACAG GTACTCGCCCTCACAAGTGCCCAGACTGTGACATGGCCTTTGTGACCAGTGGAGAGTTGGTTCGGCATCGCCGCTACAAACACACCCACGAGAAACCATTCAAATGTTCAATGTGTGATTATGCTAGTGTGGAG GTTAGCAAATTGAAACGCCATATTCGTTCTCACACTGGAGAGCGTCCGTTCCAGTGCAGCTTGTGCAGCTATGCCAGCAGGGATACCTACAAACTGAAGAGGCACATGAGGACCCACTCTG GAGAGAAGCCATATGAATGTTACATCTGCCATGCTCGCTTCACTCAGAGTGGTACCATGAAGATGCACATTTTGCAGAAGCACACAGAGAATGTGGCCAAATTTCACTGTCCTCACTGTGATACTGTTATAGCGAGAAAGAGTGACTTAG GTGTCCATTTGCGAAAGCAGCATTCCTACATCGAACAGGGCAAGAAGTGTCGCTATTGTGATGCTGTGTTTCATGAACGATATGCCCTCATACAGCATCAAAAGTCTCACAAGAATGAGAAGCGCTTCAAGTGTGACCAGTGTGATTATGCATGCAGACAG GAGCGGCACATGGTCATGCATAAACGGACCCACACTGGAGAAAAGCCTTATGCCTGTAGCCATTGTGATAAAACCTTCCGTCAGAAACAGCTCCTTGATATGCACTTCAAACGATACCACGATCCCAACTTTGTCCCTGCTGCCTTTGTCTGTTCCAAGTGTGGCAAAACATTCACTCGCAGG AGCACAATGGCCAGACATGCTGATAACTGCTCTGGCCTAGATGGTGCAGGAGGAGAGAATGGAGGAGAGACAAAGAAGGGCAAACGTGGCCGAAAGAGAAAGATGCGGTCTAAGAAAGAAGATTCCTCTGATAGTG AGGAAAATGCTGAACCAGATTTGGATGAtaatgaagaggaggaggagacagcAGTAGAAATTGAGGCTGAACCAGAAGTTGAGCCAGAGGCTCCTGCGCCACCTCCCAGTAAGAAACGAAGAGGAAGACCACCGGGCAAAGCTGCCACGCAAACAAAACAATCGCAGC CTGCAGCAATCATTCAGGTTGAAGACCAGAACACTGGTGAAATTGAAAATATTATAGTTGAAGTAAAGAAAGAACCCGATgcagaaacagcagaggaagaggaggaagctcAGCCTGCTGTAGTGGAAGCTCCCAATGGAGACCTCACTCCTGAGATGATTCTCAGCATGATGGACCGGTGA
- the CTCF gene encoding transcriptional repressor CTCF isoform X7, whose translation MEGEAVEAIVEESETFIKGKERKTYQRRREGGQEDDACHIPSNQADGGEVVQDVNSGVQMVVMEQLDPALLQMKTEVMEGAVPQETEATVDDTQIITLQVVNMEEQPINLGELQLVQVPVPVTVPVATTSVEELQGAYENEVSKGGLQEGEPMICHTLPLPEGFQVVKVGANGEVETLEQGELQPQEDPNWQKDPDYQPPAKKTKKNKKSKLRYTEEGKDVDVSVYDFEEEQQEGLLSEVNAEKVVGNMKPPKPTKIKKKGVKKTFQCELCSYTCPRRSNLDRHMKSHTDERPHKCHLCGRAFRTVTLLRNHLNTHTGTRPHKCPDCDMAFVTSGELVRHRRYKHTHEKPFKCSMCDYASVEVSKLKRHIRSHTGERPFQCSLCSYASRDTYKLKRHMRTHSGEKPYECYICHARFTQSGTMKMHILQKHTENVAKFHCPHCDTVIARKSDLGVHLRKQHSYIEQGKKCRYCDAVFHERYALIQHQKSHKNEKRFKCDQCDYACRQERHMVMHKRTHTGEKPYACSHCDKTFRQKQLLDMHFKRYHDPNFVPAAFVCSKCGKTFTRRSTMARHADNCSGLDGAGGENGGETKKGKRGRKRKMRSKKEDSSDSEENAEPDLDDNEEEEETAVEIEAEPEVEPEAPAPPPSKKRRGRPPGKAATQTKQSQPAAIIQVEDQNTGEIENIIVEVKKEPDAETAEEEEEAQPAVVEAPNGDLTPEMILSMMDR comes from the exons ATGGAAGGTGAGGCAGTTGAAGCTATTGTGGAGGAATCAGAAACTTTTAttaagggaaaagagagaaaaacctaTCAAAGACGCCGTGAAGGTGGACAGGAGGACGATGCTTGTCATATACCATCAAACCAAGCAGATGGAGGTGAAGTAGTGCAGGATGTCAATAGTGGCGTGCAGATGGTGGTGATGGAGCAGCTGGATCCAGCTCTTCTTCAAATGAAGACTGAAGTAATGGAAGGTGCAGTGCCTCAAGAAACAGAGGCCACAGTGGATGACACGCAGATCATAACACTTCAGGTTGTTAATATGGAAGAGCAACCTATAAACCTTGGTGAGCTTCAGCTGGTCCAAGTACCTGTACCAGTGACTGTACCCGTTGCCACCACATCTGTGGAAGAACTTCAGGGAGCTTATGAAAATGAGGTCTCCAAAGGAGGCCTGCAAGAGGGAGAGCCCATGATCTGTCACACCCTCCCTTTACCAGAAGGCTTCCAAGTAGTGAAAGTGGGTGCAAATGGTGAGGtggagacactggaacaaggtGAACTTCAGCCACAGGAAGATCCTAATTGGCAAAAAGATCCAGATTATCAGCCACCAGccaaaaagacaaagaaaaacaaaaagagtaAGCTTCGCTACAccgaggagggcaaagatgtggATGTCTCTGTGTATGACTTTGAAGAGGAGCAACAGGAGGGTTTGTTGTCTGAGGTCAATGCAGAAAAGGTGGTGGGCAATATGAAACCACCTAAaccaacaaaaattaaaaagaaag GTGTGAAGAAAACATTCCAGTGCGAACTGTGCAGTTACACTTGTCCACGACGTTCCAACTTGGACCGCCACATGAAAAGCCACACTGATGAGAGACCACATAAGTGCCATCTCTGTGGCAGGGCTTTCCGGACAGTCACATTGCTGAGGAACCACCTCAACACTCACACAG GTACTCGCCCTCACAAGTGCCCAGACTGTGACATGGCCTTTGTGACCAGTGGAGAGTTGGTTCGGCATCGCCGCTACAAACACACCCACGAGAAACCATTCAAATGTTCAATGTGTGATTATGCTAGTGTGGAG GTTAGCAAATTGAAACGCCATATTCGTTCTCACACTGGAGAGCGTCCGTTCCAGTGCAGCTTGTGCAGCTATGCCAGCAGGGATACCTACAAACTGAAGAGGCACATGAGGACCCACTCTG GAGAGAAGCCATATGAATGTTACATCTGCCATGCTCGCTTCACTCAGAGTGGTACCATGAAGATGCACATTTTGCAGAAGCACACAGAGAATGTGGCCAAATTTCACTGTCCTCACTGTGATACTGTTATAGCGAGAAAGAGTGACTTAG GTGTCCATTTGCGAAAGCAGCATTCCTACATCGAACAGGGCAAGAAGTGTCGCTATTGTGATGCTGTGTTTCATGAACGATATGCCCTCATACAGCATCAAAAGTCTCACAAGAATGAGAAGCGCTTCAAGTGTGACCAGTGTGATTATGCATGCAGACAG GAGCGGCACATGGTCATGCATAAACGGACCCACACTGGAGAAAAGCCTTATGCCTGTAGCCATTGTGATAAAACCTTCCGTCAGAAACAGCTCCTTGATATGCACTTCAAACGATACCACGATCCCAACTTTGTCCCTGCTGCCTTTGTCTGTTCCAAGTGTGGCAAAACATTCACTCGCAGG AGCACAATGGCCAGACATGCTGATAACTGCTCTGGCCTAGATGGTGCAGGAGGAGAGAATGGAGGAGAGACAAAGAAGGGCAAACGTGGCCGAAAGAGAAAGATGCGGTCTAAGAAAGAAGATTCCTCTGATAGTG AGGAAAATGCTGAACCAGATTTGGATGAtaatgaagaggaggaggagacagcAGTAGAAATTGAGGCTGAACCAGAAGTTGAGCCAGAGGCTCCTGCGCCACCTCCCAGTAAGAAACGAAGAGGAAGACCACCGGGCAAAGCTGCCACGCAAACAAAACAATCGCAGC CTGCAGCAATCATTCAGGTTGAAGACCAGAACACTGGTGAAATTGAAAATATTATAGTTGAAGTAAAGAAAGAACCCGATgcagaaacagcagaggaagaggaggaagctcAGCCTGCTGTAGTGGAAGCTCCCAATGGAGACCTCACTCCTGAGATGATTCTCAGCATGATGGACCGGTGA